One region of Termitidicoccus mucosus genomic DNA includes:
- a CDS encoding JAB domain-containing protein, with the protein MRIFEAKLTYSLVSPGEAIALNTPALVVAYLNSAFEQSPLQEAFYCVYLDRKNHPLGRHLISLGTATSTLTSPREVFRGAILSGATGVCLSHNHPSGDPAPSTADIRVTLDLKEAARILDIDLVDHVIVGDVNADPLKVGYFSFHQQGLL; encoded by the coding sequence ATGCGTATCTTCGAGGCAAAACTGACCTACTCGCTGGTCTCCCCCGGCGAGGCAATCGCCCTCAACACGCCGGCACTTGTCGTCGCCTACCTCAACTCCGCCTTTGAGCAGAGCCCGCTGCAAGAGGCGTTCTACTGTGTTTATCTTGATCGAAAAAACCATCCATTGGGACGGCACCTCATCTCGCTTGGAACGGCAACCTCCACTCTGACCTCGCCCCGGGAAGTGTTCCGTGGAGCCATCCTCTCGGGGGCGACCGGCGTGTGCCTCAGTCACAATCACCCTAGCGGGGACCCGGCCCCCTCGACTGCGGACATTCGCGTCACCCTTGACCTGAAGGAAGCCGCAAGGATTCTCGATATCGACCTCGTGGACCACGTGATCGTCGGTGATGTCAATGCCGATCCCCTCAAGGTCGGATACTTTTCCTTCCACCAACAGGGACTGCTCTAA
- a CDS encoding transposase: protein MPGSGKVSPVEGEAVYHCLARTVNGERLLDDPVQEILRRQLWQAADYCGLQILTYAILSNHFHVLVRVPPDSQISDAELLRRYRVMYPKPILYQAARFDVIEAQLKTGGPEADTWRKRQHALMGDISQFMKLVKQRFSVWFTAVMARSGRNASSPSCSNPKAACSKRWPPTST, encoded by the coding sequence GTGCCGGGAAGCGGAAAGGTCTCACCCGTCGAAGGCGAGGCTGTTTACCATTGCTTGGCCCGGACGGTGAACGGCGAGCGGTTGCTGGACGACCCCGTGCAGGAAATCCTCCGCCGTCAACTCTGGCAGGCCGCTGACTACTGCGGCCTGCAAATCCTCACCTACGCCATCCTCTCCAACCACTTCCACGTGCTTGTCCGCGTACCGCCCGACTCGCAAATCTCCGACGCCGAATTGCTCCGCCGCTATCGCGTGATGTATCCGAAACCCATCCTCTATCAAGCGGCTAGGTTTGACGTGATCGAGGCCCAACTCAAAACCGGAGGCCCCGAGGCCGATACGTGGCGCAAACGCCAGCACGCGCTCATGGGCGACATCTCGCAGTTCATGAAGCTGGTAAAACAACGTTTCTCCGTCTGGTTCACCGCCGTTATGGCACGCTCTGGTCGGAACGCTTCAAGTCCGTCCTGCTCGAACCCAAAGGCCGCGTGCTCGAAACGATGGCCGCCTACATCGACCTGA
- a CDS encoding LamG domain-containing protein, translating into MKINKIAATLIIHGISLICYAQSPDPLVEYTFDISGTKIPNQGMLQQKFDATMGGNARVTKEGEGPFGIGCALDLTKSEMGTIPNAFAVTSKNEGLTGHSALTVTGWIKPIEPLDIGAFILRCSTGSSGKTDGWLIKANSNNRLSLVIGPGNTLSTYSCFAQAFSRVNTWQFFAVTWHEAKGATWYIGTENIPPKPIGVSKTPQRMGTAEQTLQIGRSGTKSGAFKGYLDNIKIFDNVLSNEQIKVIYLEAKGVKTLSNDQLRTMYGL; encoded by the coding sequence ATGAAAATCAATAAGATAGCAGCCACATTAATAATTCACGGCATTTCGTTAATATGTTATGCCCAGTCTCCTGATCCGCTCGTGGAATATACTTTTGATATTTCCGGAACAAAAATTCCAAATCAGGGCATGCTTCAGCAGAAATTTGATGCAACAATGGGAGGGAACGCGCGGGTTACAAAAGAAGGGGAAGGGCCTTTCGGGATAGGATGTGCGCTCGATCTTACCAAGTCGGAGATGGGAACTATACCAAATGCGTTTGCCGTCACTTCAAAAAACGAAGGGCTCACCGGGCACTCCGCACTTACAGTTACAGGTTGGATTAAACCCATTGAGCCCCTTGATATCGGGGCGTTTATTCTTAGATGTTCCACGGGTTCCAGTGGAAAAACAGACGGATGGCTTATTAAGGCGAATTCCAACAATCGCTTGTCACTTGTTATTGGCCCAGGAAACACTCTTTCGACCTATAGTTGTTTCGCCCAAGCTTTTTCGAGAGTCAATACATGGCAATTCTTTGCGGTCACATGGCACGAAGCCAAGGGAGCCACCTGGTATATAGGAACGGAAAATATTCCACCCAAGCCAATCGGTGTCTCCAAGACTCCTCAACGAATGGGGACTGCCGAGCAGACACTTCAAATAGGGCGTTCCGGCACTAAGTCGGGAGCATTCAAGGGCTATCTCGACAATATAAAAATATTTGATAATGTATTATCAAATGAACAAATAAAAGTCATATATCTTGAAGCCAAAGGCGTAAAAACACTGTCCAATGATCAATTGAGGACCATGTATGGTTTATAG
- a CDS encoding AAA family ATPase, whose translation MLRRGELGLSHPGRPKGSFLFVGPTGTGKTELTNAFTGYLFGGAKPLRFDMSEYQTQSSIEKLIGEKVGDIGLLGRALAKADAAQGGGGGTLLFDEIEKAHPLVLDLFLQILDDASITLASGERKNLSGFYIVCTSNIGAAEAMRMQSAPFASIERTVLARVNQTLRPELVGRMTEKVVFARLPYAVQREICEAMIAGELARLQKLWHEITVTPDDVETILRAGFHRTLGARPMRGAVERFLQDKITAKLLDAG comes from the coding sequence GTGCTGCGGCGCGGCGAACTCGGCCTCTCCCATCCGGGACGGCCAAAAGGCTCGTTTCTTTTTGTCGGCCCGACTGGGACGGGCAAGACGGAGCTAACGAATGCGTTCACGGGGTATTTGTTCGGCGGTGCGAAGCCGTTGCGCTTTGACATGTCGGAATACCAAACCCAATCTTCGATTGAAAAACTAATTGGCGAGAAGGTCGGCGATATTGGCTTGCTCGGGCGCGCGCTGGCAAAGGCGGATGCCGCGCAGGGCGGCGGTGGCGGGACGCTTTTGTTTGATGAAATCGAAAAGGCGCATCCGCTGGTATTGGATTTGTTTTTGCAGATATTGGATGACGCGAGCATCACGCTGGCGAGTGGCGAGCGGAAGAACCTTTCCGGTTTTTATATCGTGTGCACGTCGAACATCGGCGCGGCGGAGGCCATGCGGATGCAGTCCGCGCCATTCGCGAGCATCGAGCGCACGGTATTGGCGCGGGTGAATCAAACACTGCGTCCCGAACTGGTGGGGCGCATGACGGAAAAGGTGGTGTTTGCACGGTTGCCTTATGCGGTGCAGCGGGAGATTTGCGAAGCCATGATCGCGGGCGAATTGGCGCGGCTGCAAAAGCTGTGGCATGAGATCACGGTTACTCCCGATGACGTGGAGACGATTTTGCGGGCTGGTTTTCACAGGACGCTCGGCGCGCGCCCCATGCGCGGGGCCGTCGAGCGGTTCTTGCAGGACAAAATCACAGCGAAGCTGCTTGATGCCGGATAG
- a CDS encoding TrbI/VirB10 family protein, producing MKRIIKFIKTPFGSMTALLACVAIGALLIHGGGNNERPITTATALPAPMERHTITRDGQELKIPAPSRPAAPAPERTESGEEAISRPRAARQNSDTVPASTKVPAILPISLLDKNTNATAGADTSAPSRSYAPYGRLIPCETVITLESSRLDTPVIGLVTEDVWHDGRLIIPAGAEVHGRAATDRARERIAASGQWIVVWRDRTTDNGMELALNGIALDRERDDTTGEFGLRDGSAGLAGQIIKTDDFQEIKLFASTFLAGMASGLQDNGSLAGAGGVGIAIPQATAKNAALAGTSGVLNAYAAQIAKRIEEDGFYVRVPAGKQFYIYVTQTLDKAKAARGNGSARLWQKNDAENPTDAPAQERR from the coding sequence GTGAAACGCATTATAAAATTCATAAAAACCCCGTTTGGCAGCATGACCGCATTGCTGGCGTGTGTTGCCATTGGCGCACTGCTCATCCACGGCGGCGGTAACAACGAACGCCCGATAACCACCGCCACCGCCTTGCCCGCCCCGATGGAGCGCCACACCATCACCCGCGACGGCCAGGAACTCAAAATCCCCGCACCGTCTCGACCGGCAGCACCGGCCCCCGAGCGCACCGAGTCGGGAGAAGAGGCGATTTCGCGTCCGCGCGCCGCCCGCCAGAACAGCGACACCGTGCCCGCCAGCACCAAGGTTCCGGCCATTTTGCCCATCAGTCTTCTCGACAAAAATACAAATGCCACCGCCGGCGCGGATACCTCCGCGCCCTCGCGAAGCTATGCCCCCTATGGACGTCTGATTCCCTGTGAAACCGTCATCACCTTGGAATCCTCCCGGCTCGACACGCCTGTCATCGGACTCGTCACCGAGGATGTCTGGCATGATGGACGCCTCATCATTCCCGCAGGCGCGGAAGTTCACGGACGCGCCGCGACCGACCGCGCCCGCGAGCGCATCGCCGCCTCCGGCCAGTGGATTGTCGTCTGGCGCGACCGCACCACCGACAACGGCATGGAACTCGCCCTCAACGGCATCGCCCTTGACCGCGAGCGCGACGACACAACTGGCGAGTTTGGCCTTCGCGACGGCTCCGCCGGGCTTGCCGGGCAGATCATCAAAACCGACGATTTTCAGGAAATAAAACTCTTCGCCTCGACCTTCCTCGCGGGCATGGCGAGCGGTTTGCAGGACAACGGCTCGCTTGCAGGGGCGGGAGGGGTGGGCATCGCCATCCCGCAGGCCACCGCGAAAAACGCCGCCCTTGCCGGCACCTCCGGCGTGCTCAACGCCTACGCCGCCCAAATCGCAAAACGCATTGAGGAAGACGGCTTTTATGTCCGCGTCCCGGCGGGCAAGCAGTTTTATATTTATGTCACCCAAACCCTCGACAAGGCGAAGGCCGCGCGCGGCAACGGCTCCGCGAGACTCTGGCAAAAAAATGACGCCGAAAATCCCACGGACGCACCGGCGCAGGAGCGGCGCTGA
- a CDS encoding O-antigen ligase family protein, translated as MLGIGLTGTRGVMLAWFVMMGVSLILIRRSRLGYWRHIFWLCLGCLSCLAVVVYMTSAYKRFEIMFSNDASVINRIEIWSAASKIISCNPFGIGHGESGNFYSQWFQPFNGSYSYTGVLNSYLEIAVEYGIATWLLGLFFFSLVLFPVLAGYGGTETQKASKFISPMATCAAVSLLGIAVCGLTSSVHVYAAIRIISLMDLCMLIIYFFTYWRSMRLRSVFLGAGICSFVMLLGMVVWWGFTAGTNTVEARLERDGMVALRWLPKGTTGVENRQLLVFPDRAELGVLHGQKLRALLLSNDRYAEFLILDPRKPVPRSLPAANYDVAVFGDAVEWLPHLAIPGVKRWLIVHPRGVYYEAPQRAAMTVWLPRFDSTDRDAPWRIRRDGIVYHETASCGGIVSMDDIKIIGGLLNL; from the coding sequence ATGTTAGGAATAGGCCTCACAGGCACACGAGGGGTGATGCTTGCGTGGTTCGTCATGATGGGCGTTTCGCTAATATTGATTAGGCGATCGCGTCTTGGGTATTGGCGTCATATATTTTGGTTGTGCTTGGGCTGTCTAAGCTGTCTCGCCGTTGTTGTCTATATGACGTCGGCATATAAACGTTTCGAGATCATGTTCTCGAATGATGCGTCGGTTATCAATCGCATTGAGATTTGGTCTGCTGCCAGTAAAATCATCTCTTGCAACCCTTTTGGCATTGGCCACGGCGAAAGCGGCAATTTTTACAGCCAGTGGTTCCAACCTTTTAACGGATCCTATTCTTATACAGGCGTGCTTAACAGTTATTTGGAAATCGCAGTCGAATATGGAATTGCCACTTGGCTGTTGGGTTTGTTTTTTTTCAGCCTTGTGTTGTTCCCGGTTTTGGCCGGATATGGCGGAACGGAGACGCAAAAGGCATCAAAATTCATTTCGCCGATGGCGACTTGCGCCGCTGTGTCGTTATTGGGAATCGCCGTGTGTGGTTTGACAAGCTCGGTGCATGTGTATGCGGCGATCAGGATAATTAGCCTGATGGATCTATGCATGCTGATAATCTATTTTTTTACTTATTGGAGATCAATGCGTTTGAGGTCTGTGTTTTTGGGAGCGGGTATCTGCTCATTTGTGATGCTTCTCGGCATGGTAGTATGGTGGGGGTTCACTGCCGGAACAAATACCGTGGAGGCGCGCCTGGAACGGGACGGCATGGTCGCATTGCGATGGCTGCCGAAAGGAACAACTGGCGTTGAAAACAGGCAGTTGCTAGTCTTTCCCGACCGGGCTGAATTGGGAGTGCTCCACGGCCAAAAATTAAGAGCCCTGCTGCTTTCGAATGATAGATACGCTGAGTTTCTTATTTTGGATCCGAGGAAACCTGTGCCCCGCAGCCTACCCGCTGCCAATTACGATGTCGCTGTGTTTGGCGACGCGGTTGAATGGCTTCCGCACCTTGCGATCCCCGGGGTGAAAAGATGGCTTATCGTGCATCCACGGGGGGTGTATTATGAGGCTCCGCAAAGGGCCGCAATGACGGTGTGGCTGCCCCGTTTTGATTCCACTGACCGGGACGCACCTTGGCGGATACGCAGGGATGGCATTGTGTATCATGAAACAGCGTCATGCGGGGGCATAGTAAGCATGGATGACATCAAGATAATCGGGGGGCTTTTGAATTTATGA
- a CDS encoding TonB family protein, producing the protein MNDLCAGYRHRPEPPAVQSASVDINNFRNFFIFACIVHPFMQTSYLMRPQISPRQIVECLGHKRILMGSALIFCAGVLAYSVNSGSGGSIPLWTGNLLKSTSTPMGASANAKRTPGKQSAEEKAEGERLLGKARALELGTNGEAVDYARAFELYKKAAELGSAEAWYRMGCMALAQRVEGILPKSAVGYFQKAADLGFVDAYVALARTYIEGRLTRTDTAKADFYLDLAIEAGNAEAMFLKGSLLAGTVGSEQAGLNLLMEAAKNGNADAQYTIGRMYRDGTVAVGQDMGMAEKWLRFAVENGSVRAKAELGLLMMKNKSMSATQGQEAAELLAEAADAGNSKAAHALAKMIFGGSPSSSALSAIREYAEKSFDGGKSDGAFLMALSYAVGKNPDFDQALQWLEMGKVDQDWRSRYALQLIQRGTDTVEAFKTAIGAEFKDWVEAFDGGKSMPPNVTPPKIIEMTNPKFPSSLAALNVKGNVVVEFVVAQDGTPQGIQVVKSSHPELSASVIKAVESWKLTPAMKDGQYAPIKIKVPVRFRNGL; encoded by the coding sequence ATGAATGACCTTTGCGCTGGTTATCGCCACCGGCCTGAGCCGCCAGCAGTTCAATCGGCAAGTGTTGATATCAATAATTTTCGTAATTTTTTTATTTTCGCTTGCATCGTCCATCCGTTTATGCAAACTTCTTATTTAATGCGGCCCCAAATATCCCCTCGCCAAATTGTTGAGTGCCTTGGCCATAAGCGCATCTTGATGGGGTCCGCGTTAATTTTTTGCGCAGGTGTGTTGGCTTATTCTGTAAATTCCGGCTCGGGCGGTTCAATACCGCTGTGGACTGGCAATCTGTTAAAATCCACAAGCACACCAATGGGGGCCTCGGCAAATGCAAAGCGAACCCCAGGGAAGCAGTCGGCAGAAGAAAAGGCGGAAGGGGAGCGCCTTTTGGGAAAGGCCCGTGCCTTGGAACTCGGGACCAATGGTGAGGCCGTTGATTACGCCCGGGCGTTTGAACTTTACAAAAAAGCAGCAGAGCTTGGCAGCGCGGAGGCTTGGTATCGTATGGGTTGCATGGCCCTGGCACAACGGGTGGAGGGAATTTTGCCCAAGAGCGCGGTGGGATATTTTCAGAAGGCCGCCGACTTGGGGTTTGTTGATGCGTATGTGGCCTTGGCGCGGACCTATATCGAAGGACGGTTGACAAGGACGGATACGGCCAAGGCGGATTTTTATTTAGATCTGGCAATTGAGGCCGGTAATGCAGAAGCGATGTTTTTGAAAGGCTCCTTATTAGCAGGGACCGTGGGTTCGGAACAGGCTGGTTTGAATCTGCTGATGGAGGCGGCCAAAAATGGGAATGCTGATGCACAATACACGATAGGCCGCATGTATAGAGATGGGACGGTGGCGGTTGGGCAAGATATGGGCATGGCTGAGAAATGGCTACGATTTGCCGTTGAGAACGGCTCGGTCCGAGCCAAGGCGGAACTGGGTTTGTTGATGATGAAGAACAAATCTATGAGTGCCACGCAAGGGCAGGAAGCCGCAGAGCTGCTTGCGGAAGCGGCAGACGCCGGGAACAGCAAGGCCGCCCATGCGCTGGCAAAAATGATTTTTGGCGGGAGTCCGTCGTCCTCAGCGTTGAGTGCAATTCGTGAATATGCGGAAAAGTCTTTTGATGGAGGGAAATCCGACGGGGCATTCTTGATGGCTTTGAGTTATGCGGTGGGGAAGAATCCCGATTTTGATCAGGCGCTACAATGGCTTGAGATGGGAAAAGTCGATCAAGATTGGCGCAGTCGATATGCGCTGCAATTGATTCAAAGGGGCACGGATACTGTTGAAGCGTTCAAAACAGCTATTGGTGCTGAATTTAAAGATTGGGTTGAGGCCTTCGATGGAGGGAAGTCCATGCCGCCAAATGTCACGCCACCAAAAATTATTGAGATGACCAACCCCAAGTTCCCGAGCAGTCTCGCGGCATTGAATGTGAAGGGCAATGTGGTGGTGGAATTTGTGGTCGCGCAAGATGGAACCCCACAGGGAATACAAGTGGTCAAGAGTTCACATCCAGAATTGAGTGCTTCCGTAATCAAAGCAGTGGAGTCGTGGAAGCTGACGCCCGCGATGAAAGATGGGCAGTATGCGCCAATTAAGATAAAGGTTCCGGTTCGTTTTAGGAACGGACTGTGA
- the mobF gene encoding MobF family relaxase, with protein MLTAKPQLNLANVEGYFREHLATGDYYMDGHVVRGEWRGVAASMLGLDGIVDEKSFLAMCEGQHPETGQCLTMRRNTTRREGEHTVSNRRVFYDFTVSPPKSVSVVALWQDARIVELHDKAVRVMVDELEKFAETRVRKDGENGERVTGGIAAALFRHDTSRELDPHLHTHCVVFNATYDWTEEKWKALHATGMYRAQKFAENLYYHELAKGLRNLGYEIVNTPTGFEIQGVPESVVARFSKRHHQIDAETKKRIAEEGLLGNEKALRAQVAQDKRRRKIRSLCAEKLHPRWASEMPASEHEALAKLEPARLPPPPPSVVEKCGLPGFVAWADAHLFERRSVVGDYELMSAALARGRGQNFSLEDLENEMAKRDYILDAKSRKLTNREALSCELAIVLAAQDGVRSRDAFNPAHQPSPSLSAEQRTAVSRILRSRDFITVFQGAAGTGKSFALRDVVRGLEAAGHPVVVLAPQHQQAADLRRDGMASADTLAKLLAGEAGGRLPRGAVVIVDEAGQIGGRDMRALIERVRACGGRLILSGDTRQQGAVAASDALRSIEEHTRLQTVRLGAIRRQDPEAVASREEKAFVRKYRSAMKAAAEGRLAVSFDKLDAMGCIRELDAGERMTELAREYCEALGRKEKVLAVAQTWDDVHAANDAIRTRLRETGRLDAGRPVASWQAADLSEAQKRDARFYTLDAGVFFVRGYGRFKRGDWCEVAGAGEHGVTLRKDGRATTVSYKCADRFVVTRTNELELARGDRLQMKFNGKSAEGAAIRNGELVTVRRVMKDGRIRVRDDAGVTKTLAASQRMLVRGYAVTSYASQGKTVDTVLVAHDGEQAPMNRNQWYVGISRARQKVVVFTSDKEALKLNVERESDRELALSVKPDEATVEAVREELLLEAFQHQLSLQAHERLRESVRQWVPPPQQQPQQDQSINRGIRL; from the coding sequence ATGCTGACGGCCAAGCCGCAATTAAATCTCGCCAATGTGGAGGGGTATTTTCGCGAGCACTTGGCGACGGGCGACTACTACATGGACGGCCATGTGGTGCGCGGCGAGTGGCGCGGGGTCGCCGCGTCCATGCTCGGGCTCGACGGCATCGTGGACGAAAAAAGTTTTTTGGCGATGTGCGAGGGTCAGCATCCGGAAACCGGACAATGCCTGACCATGCGGCGCAACACGACGCGTCGGGAAGGCGAACACACGGTGTCGAACCGGCGCGTCTTTTATGACTTCACCGTATCGCCACCGAAGTCGGTCTCGGTGGTCGCGCTCTGGCAGGATGCCCGGATTGTCGAACTGCACGACAAGGCTGTCCGTGTGATGGTCGATGAACTGGAAAAATTCGCCGAAACGCGGGTGCGCAAGGACGGCGAAAATGGCGAGCGCGTGACCGGCGGCATCGCCGCCGCGTTGTTCCGGCACGACACCAGTCGCGAACTCGATCCGCATTTGCACACGCACTGCGTGGTGTTCAACGCGACCTACGACTGGACGGAGGAAAAGTGGAAGGCGCTGCACGCGACGGGCATGTATCGCGCCCAAAAGTTCGCCGAGAATCTTTACTACCATGAGTTGGCGAAGGGGCTCCGCAATCTTGGTTACGAGATCGTCAACACGCCGACCGGATTTGAGATTCAGGGGGTGCCGGAGAGCGTGGTTGCCCGCTTTTCCAAACGCCATCACCAGATTGATGCGGAGACGAAAAAACGCATCGCGGAGGAGGGATTGCTTGGCAACGAAAAGGCGCTGCGCGCGCAGGTCGCGCAGGACAAGCGGCGGCGCAAAATAAGAAGCCTGTGCGCGGAAAAACTGCATCCGCGCTGGGCCTCGGAAATGCCCGCCTCCGAACATGAGGCGCTGGCAAAACTGGAGCCGGCGCGCCTGCCGCCGCCGCCGCCGTCGGTGGTAGAAAAATGCGGGCTGCCCGGGTTTGTCGCGTGGGCGGATGCGCACCTGTTTGAGCGCCGCTCGGTGGTCGGCGACTACGAGCTGATGTCGGCGGCGCTGGCCCGCGGACGCGGCCAGAATTTTTCCCTGGAGGACTTGGAAAACGAGATGGCGAAGCGCGATTACATCCTCGATGCGAAGTCGCGAAAATTGACCAACCGCGAGGCGCTGTCCTGCGAACTGGCCATCGTGCTCGCCGCGCAGGACGGGGTGCGGAGTCGCGACGCGTTCAATCCGGCGCATCAACCGTCACCGTCGCTGTCGGCGGAGCAGCGCACGGCGGTGTCGCGCATTTTGCGCAGCCGCGATTTTATCACGGTGTTTCAGGGAGCGGCGGGCACGGGGAAATCTTTCGCGCTGAGGGATGTCGTGCGAGGATTGGAAGCGGCGGGGCATCCGGTGGTCGTGCTCGCGCCGCAACACCAGCAGGCGGCGGACTTGCGTCGCGACGGCATGGCCTCGGCGGACACTTTGGCGAAGCTGCTGGCGGGAGAGGCGGGAGGGCGGCTGCCGCGAGGCGCGGTCGTGATTGTCGATGAGGCCGGGCAGATCGGCGGACGCGACATGCGCGCGCTGATCGAGCGGGTGCGGGCCTGCGGCGGGAGGCTGATCTTGTCGGGCGACACGCGGCAGCAGGGCGCGGTCGCGGCCTCGGACGCGCTGCGCTCCATCGAGGAGCACACGCGTTTGCAGACGGTGCGTCTGGGCGCGATTCGCCGCCAAGACCCGGAGGCGGTGGCATCGCGGGAAGAAAAGGCGTTTGTGCGAAAATACCGCTCGGCGATGAAAGCGGCGGCGGAGGGCCGGCTGGCGGTTTCATTCGACAAGCTGGATGCGATGGGATGCATTCGTGAATTGGATGCCGGCGAGCGCATGACGGAACTGGCGCGCGAATATTGCGAGGCGCTGGGTCGCAAGGAAAAAGTGCTCGCCGTCGCGCAGACTTGGGACGATGTGCACGCGGCCAATGACGCCATCCGTACGCGTCTGCGCGAGACCGGCAGGCTGGACGCGGGCAGGCCGGTGGCGTCTTGGCAGGCGGCGGACTTGAGTGAGGCGCAAAAGCGTGATGCGCGCTTCTACACGCTGGATGCGGGTGTCTTCTTTGTTCGCGGCTACGGACGTTTCAAGCGGGGCGATTGGTGCGAGGTCGCCGGTGCCGGTGAGCACGGCGTGACGCTGCGCAAGGACGGGCGCGCCACGACCGTGAGCTACAAATGCGCGGACCGCTTTGTCGTCACCAGGACGAATGAATTGGAACTGGCGCGCGGCGACCGCTTGCAGATGAAGTTCAACGGAAAATCCGCCGAGGGGGCGGCGATTCGCAACGGCGAACTGGTCACGGTGCGGCGCGTGATGAAGGACGGGCGCATCCGGGTGCGTGATGATGCGGGCGTCACCAAAACGCTCGCTGCGTCGCAGCGGATGCTTGTGCGCGGCTACGCGGTCACCTCTTACGCCTCGCAAGGCAAGACGGTTGACACCGTGCTCGTCGCCCATGACGGCGAACAAGCGCCGATGAACCGCAACCAGTGGTATGTGGGCATCTCGCGGGCGCGGCAAAAGGTCGTCGTGTTCACCAGCGACAAGGAAGCGCTGAAGCTGAACGTCGAGCGCGAGTCCGACCGCGAACTGGCGCTGTCCGTCAAACCCGACGAAGCGACGGTCGAGGCCGTCCGCGAAGAGTTGCTTTTGGAGGCGTTTCAGCACCAGTTGTCGTTGCAAGCGCATGAACGCCTGCGCGAGTCCGTCCGCCAGTGGGTGCCGCCTCCGCAACAACAACCGCAACAGGACCAATCCATAAATAGAGGCATACGACTATGA
- a CDS encoding type IV secretory system conjugative DNA transfer family protein, translating into MLFHLFLAIVSLGCAFFARRVGMSPGAVLAMSAVFGVFAVWQVACGVMAARGHSRAKPVLTLGGFSWSLNDFCRGWLVTGETGSGKTLSAINAMLWQVSKNCPRWGGICIDDKGLYWETLSEMFRHLGREQDLILLQVRPDGAPADWEPPHTFNYLEDPRLPFSAKAKDVCDVAASLGQDSDQAFFKTQAEIQMDFAFQALACAGLPVTLNDAYEMLSSDAWTKEVIGMLDEKNTTESRELMEHYETQIASQPKEQLGGVRGTLANRLKHFTHPDIAKVFCPEKSSLSFAEIDRGKVICVSIPQRFKTERRYIHTLLKLVFYSHVLLRFDRTSKEWANDNLLILWADEAQKIVTANHDGTSDYNVVDVMREARATVVAATQSYTSLIPPIGDEQKAKVFIANMANRIMFKAADEESAKIAADTLGKKKYRKRTHGYSAGKRTMSYSEEEKYYIEPHEFRRLRKFQAVVQHCEAGFRRMVLPPRDADGRVCGWFR; encoded by the coding sequence ATGTTGTTTCATCTCTTTCTTGCCATCGTGAGTCTCGGTTGCGCGTTTTTCGCACGTCGGGTCGGCATGTCGCCGGGTGCGGTGCTGGCGATGTCGGCGGTGTTCGGCGTGTTTGCCGTCTGGCAGGTGGCGTGCGGCGTGATGGCGGCGCGTGGGCATTCGCGCGCGAAGCCGGTTCTGACACTGGGCGGGTTTTCGTGGTCGTTGAATGACTTTTGCCGGGGCTGGCTGGTGACAGGCGAAACGGGTTCGGGAAAAACGCTCTCGGCCATCAATGCCATGCTCTGGCAGGTCTCGAAAAATTGCCCGCGCTGGGGCGGCATCTGCATCGACGACAAGGGGCTTTATTGGGAGACGCTTTCAGAGATGTTCAGGCACCTCGGGCGCGAACAGGATTTGATTTTGCTGCAAGTGCGCCCGGACGGCGCGCCTGCGGATTGGGAACCGCCGCACACGTTTAATTACCTTGAGGACCCGCGCCTGCCTTTTTCAGCGAAGGCGAAGGATGTCTGCGATGTCGCCGCCTCGCTCGGGCAGGACAGCGACCAGGCGTTTTTCAAGACGCAGGCGGAGATTCAGATGGACTTTGCGTTTCAGGCGCTGGCCTGCGCCGGGTTGCCCGTCACGCTCAACGACGCCTATGAAATGCTCTCATCGGACGCATGGACGAAGGAAGTCATCGGGATGCTGGATGAAAAAAACACGACGGAATCGCGCGAATTGATGGAGCATTACGAGACGCAGATCGCCAGTCAGCCAAAGGAGCAACTGGGCGGCGTGCGCGGCACGCTCGCCAATCGGTTGAAGCATTTTACGCATCCCGACATCGCGAAGGTGTTTTGTCCCGAGAAATCGTCGCTTTCGTTTGCGGAGATCGACCGGGGCAAGGTGATTTGCGTTTCCATCCCGCAACGCTTCAAGACGGAGCGGCGATATATTCACACGCTGCTCAAGCTCGTGTTCTATTCGCATGTGCTGCTGCGCTTCGACCGGACCTCGAAGGAGTGGGCGAATGACAATTTGCTGATATTGTGGGCCGACGAGGCGCAAAAGATCGTGACGGCGAACCATGACGGCACGAGTGATTACAACGTCGTGGACGTGATGCGCGAGGCCAGGGCGACGGTCGTCGCGGCGACGCAAAGTTACACGTCGCTCATCCCGCCGATTGGCGACGAGCAAAAGGCGAAGGTTTTTATCGCGAACATGGCGAACCGCATCATGTTCAAGGCCGCCGACGAGGAATCCGCGAAAATCGCGGCGGATACGCTGGGGAAGAAAAAGTATAGGAAACGCACCCATGGGTATTCCGCCGGCAAGCGGACGATGTCGTATTCCGAGGAGGAAAAGTATTATATAGAGCCGCATGAGTTCCGGCGGCTGCGGAAGTTTCAGGCGGTCGTGCAGCATTGCGAGGCCGGGTTCAGGCGCATGGTGCTGCCGCCGCGCGACGCGGATGGGCGCGTGTGCGGGTGGTTCCGTTAA